One region of Blattabacterium cuenoti genomic DNA includes:
- a CDS encoding chorismate-binding protein, with protein MSTKISYFSFYKKIIENYYKKNNFVIFKKPYDQKIFFYSHCDYAGEKFFLIKNFNQDHTIKIYPKKIYYVDIQKKGNIFSFFWEKNSAFLRHSCKYKNLIKKAIENIKEGFFKKVVLSRSIKIPFRNFYFRNTFLKLIYAYPNALINLWYDFHYGFWIGCSPELLMKCYNKKLKTSALAGTIWKSTSKWTMKEIEEHKIVIKHILHLLKSYQGSVHIENTRVIKIGHLKHLETPISFSFYEDPDYYEILNRLHPSPSICGFPKKKSLDFIHKNEGYERNFYTGYIGIVNKKKMELYLNLRCVRIKEDKKEMTLYAGSGITVDSNIYQEYMETENKIKNILSQLIFK; from the coding sequence ATGTCAACAAAAATTAGTTATTTTTCTTTCTATAAAAAAATTATAGAAAATTATTATAAAAAAAATAATTTTGTTATTTTTAAAAAACCTTATGATCAAAAAATATTTTTTTATTCTCACTGTGATTATGCAGGTGAAAAATTTTTTTTAATTAAAAATTTTAATCAAGATCATACTATTAAAATATATCCAAAAAAAATTTATTATGTAGATATACAAAAAAAAGGGAACATTTTTTCTTTTTTTTGGGAAAAAAATTCTGCCTTTTTAAGGCATTCTTGTAAATATAAAAACTTAATAAAAAAGGCTATTGAAAATATAAAAGAAGGATTTTTTAAGAAAGTTGTTTTATCCAGATCTATAAAAATTCCTTTTCGGAATTTTTATTTTAGAAATACATTTTTAAAATTAATTTATGCTTATCCCAATGCTTTAATTAATCTTTGGTATGATTTTCATTATGGATTTTGGATAGGATGTTCTCCTGAATTACTAATGAAATGCTATAATAAAAAATTAAAAACTTCAGCTTTAGCAGGAACTATTTGGAAATCTACTAGTAAATGGACGATGAAAGAAATAGAAGAACATAAAATTGTAATCAAACATATTCTTCATTTATTAAAATCTTATCAAGGTTCTGTTCATATAGAAAATACTAGAGTTATAAAAATTGGTCACTTAAAACATTTAGAAACTCCAATTTCTTTTTCTTTTTATGAAGACCCTGATTATTATGAAATATTAAATCGTTTGCATCCAAGTCCTTCTATATGTGGATTTCCAAAAAAAAAATCTTTAGATTTTATTCATAAAAATGAGGGATATGAAAGAAATTTCTATACAGGATACATTGGAATAGTCAATAAAAAAAAAATGGAATTGTATCTTAATTTAAGATGTGTCAGAATCAAAGAAGATAAAAAAGAAATGACTTTATATGCTGGAAGTGGAATTACTGTGGATAGCAATATTTATCAAGAGTATATGGAAACAGAAAATAAAATAAAAAATATTCTTTCTCAACTCATTTTTAAATGA
- a CDS encoding hotdog fold thioesterase produces the protein MRKKIQELLNELNNFKKNTLINIMQIKFVFLSTKLDTLIAKMPINHKILQPFGYLHGGATIILAESVGSCISFINIKNEKKNNFNVFSIEISANHIRTIKKGILFAKAQISHKGNILHFIQVNVFDEKKNIISFCKLTNIIIYKNKYVNKN, from the coding sequence ATGAGAAAAAAAATTCAAGAATTATTAAACGAATTAAATAATTTTAAAAAAAACACATTGATAAATATAATGCAAATTAAGTTTGTTTTTTTATCTACTAAATTAGATACATTGATAGCAAAAATGCCTATAAATCATAAAATACTACAACCTTTTGGATATCTTCATGGAGGAGCTACTATAATTTTAGCTGAAAGTGTTGGAAGTTGTATTTCTTTTATAAACATTAAAAATGAAAAAAAGAATAATTTTAATGTTTTTAGTATTGAAATTTCTGCAAATCATATTAGAACTATAAAAAAAGGAATTTTATTTGCCAAAGCTCAAATTTCTCATAAAGGAAATATTTTACATTTTATTCAAGTTAATGTTTTTGATGAGAAAAAAAATATCATTAGTTTTTGTAAACTAACTAATATTATAATTTATAAAAACAAATATGTCAACAAAAATTAG
- a CDS encoding isopentenyl-diphosphate Delta-isomerase — MKRKKLDKNYENLIPLIGIENQIIGFEKKEKIHTEGLLHSAVSVFIFNLENNLMLQKRSSKKYHSSLLWTNTCCSHPRKNESVLTAAHRCLIEEMGFDCFLEQKFSFTYHEFLSNGLIENELDHVFVGFYEKSPIINFKEVDNWKWISLNELIENINVYPDSYTIWLKIIVKNYLNQLKCIKI, encoded by the coding sequence ATGAAAAGGAAAAAATTAGATAAAAATTATGAAAATCTTATTCCTTTAATAGGAATAGAAAATCAAATTATCGGATTTGAAAAAAAAGAAAAAATTCATACAGAAGGATTATTACATAGTGCAGTTTCTGTTTTTATTTTTAATTTGGAAAATAATTTAATGTTGCAAAAAAGATCTTCAAAAAAATATCATTCTTCTTTGCTTTGGACTAATACTTGTTGTAGTCATCCTAGGAAAAACGAATCTGTTTTAACAGCTGCTCATCGTTGTTTGATAGAAGAAATGGGTTTTGATTGCTTTTTAGAACAAAAGTTTAGCTTTACTTATCATGAATTTTTAAGTAATGGATTAATAGAGAATGAATTAGATCATGTTTTTGTAGGATTTTATGAAAAATCGCCAATTATAAATTTTAAAGAAGTAGACAATTGGAAATGGATTTCATTAAATGAATTAATTGAAAATATTAATGTTTATCCAGATTCTTATACCATTTGGTTAAAAATTATTGTTAAAAATTATTTAAATCAATTAAAATGTATTAAAATATGA
- a CDS encoding 6-pyruvoyl trahydropterin synthase family protein yields the protein MIATISRKGYFSAAHRLYNNRWDYQKNVDTFGKCAYLNYHGHNYEYIVSITGEINTETGFVFNLQKLKHILSDEIEKFFDHKNINLDIKEFSSINPTIENVVIFMWNQINKRISSNLNLKITLYETKNNFVEYEGK from the coding sequence ATGATAGCTACTATAAGTCGAAAAGGATATTTTAGTGCGGCACATAGACTGTACAATAATCGTTGGGATTATCAAAAAAATGTTGATACATTTGGTAAATGTGCATATTTAAACTATCATGGACATAATTATGAATATATTGTAAGTATAACAGGAGAAATAAATACGGAAACAGGATTTGTTTTCAATTTACAAAAATTGAAACATATTCTTTCTGATGAAATAGAAAAATTTTTTGATCATAAAAATATTAATTTAGATATTAAAGAATTTTCATCTATTAATCCCACAATAGAAAATGTTGTGATTTTCATGTGGAATCAAATAAATAAAAGAATATCTTCTAACTTAAATTTAAAAATAACTTTGTACGAAACGAAAAACAATTTTGTTGAATATGAAGGAAAATAA
- the gcvT gene encoding glycine cleavage system aminomethyltransferase GcvT, which yields MKENNIIKKTILYDNHVRLGAKMVNYSGFYMPLQYTSSLTEHMSVRNYAGIFDVSHMGKFILKGKHSENLIQYLTTNDLSKIKIGQAQYTCLINKKGGIIDDLVIYKISKDKFLLIVNAVNIEKNKKWINDHITKYEYSDIKLIDNSLKYSLLAIQGPLSLFYIQKLTNISLNKISFYHFEIGEFSGIKNILISRTGYTGSKGVEIYVSNKNAEKIWNNILKIENKIIPCGIASRNSLRLEMGYRLYGQDLSEKITPIEANLSWIIKFEKEFIAKKILQRQKKEGKYKKFISFIIEDKNKIPREKHLLIDENDTTIGYVTSGVYSPILKKGIGLGYLTNQKKINSVFLFIRNKKIPIKMVELPFIRIKN from the coding sequence ATGAAGGAAAATAATATAATTAAAAAAACTATTTTATATGATAATCACGTTCGTTTAGGGGCAAAAATGGTTAATTATTCCGGTTTTTATATGCCACTTCAATATACTTCTTCTTTGACTGAACATATGTCTGTAAGAAATTATGCTGGAATTTTTGACGTAAGTCATATGGGAAAATTCATTTTGAAAGGAAAACATTCCGAAAATCTAATTCAATATTTAACCACAAATGATCTATCTAAAATAAAAATTGGACAAGCTCAATATACTTGTTTAATTAATAAAAAAGGAGGAATTATAGATGATTTAGTTATTTATAAAATATCAAAAGATAAATTTTTACTTATAGTTAACGCTGTTAATATTGAGAAAAATAAGAAATGGATAAATGATCATATTACAAAATATGAATATTCTGACATAAAATTAATAGATAATTCTTTAAAATATTCTCTTTTAGCTATTCAAGGTCCATTATCTTTATTTTATATTCAAAAATTAACAAATATTTCGTTAAATAAAATTTCTTTTTATCATTTCGAAATAGGAGAATTTTCAGGGATAAAAAATATATTAATTTCTAGAACAGGATATACAGGATCTAAAGGAGTTGAAATCTATGTTTCCAATAAAAATGCGGAAAAAATATGGAACAATATTCTAAAAATAGAAAATAAAATAATTCCTTGCGGAATAGCAAGTAGAAATTCATTGAGATTAGAAATGGGATACCGTTTATATGGACAAGATCTTTCTGAAAAAATCACTCCTATAGAAGCCAATTTATCTTGGATAATTAAATTTGAAAAAGAATTTATAGCAAAAAAAATATTACAAAGGCAAAAAAAAGAAGGAAAATATAAAAAATTTATATCCTTTATTATTGAAGATAAAAACAAAATTCCAAGAGAAAAACACTTATTAATAGATGAAAATGATACTACTATTGGTTATGTGACTTCTGGTGTTTACTCTCCAATTCTAAAAAAAGGGATTGGATTAGGATATTTAACAAATCAAAAAAAAATAAATTCTGTATTCCTTTTTATAAGAAATAAAAAAATCCCCATAAAGATGGTAGAATTACCTTTTATTAGAATAAAAAATTAA
- a CDS encoding MATE family efflux transporter, translating into MLAIPIFFTQLGVIFIGLSDNIMVGLLGKKALASVSLANAVFFIMIIFGLGISTAISSLIASIDVKEEYKKGAIIFHHGLVLNFFLSIFMYGLTHIFCYIFPYLGQPEEILNETISFLKIISISFIPWMIFEVFRKFSEGLSLVIPGLIVTWISAFINIILNYIFINGIYGVPKLGLVGVAYATLVSRTIMLIGIFILLYKYKKIHNYYNQLEYFLLEKEYMKRILKIGIPSGLHMLFEMSAFAVSSFISGKCGIKVLAAHQIVISLVSSTFLLSTGFSVAATIRIGNQFALKNYLELKRIGKSIFFMGIIFMLICSSFFFFFRNYIPYIYIKNDDEVIKLAEKMIVIASIFQLSDGLQGILLGALRGLQDVHIPMWISFFSYCVIAIPAAWFLSIKMGGVGIWIGLGLGLTISAILLFIRYKTIIKRLMKEIQ; encoded by the coding sequence TTGTTAGCTATTCCTATATTTTTTACTCAATTAGGTGTAATATTTATAGGATTATCTGATAATATAATGGTTGGTCTTTTGGGAAAAAAAGCTTTAGCCTCAGTTTCATTAGCCAATGCGGTTTTTTTTATTATGATTATTTTTGGATTGGGAATATCCACAGCTATTTCTTCTTTAATCGCATCGATAGATGTAAAAGAAGAATACAAAAAGGGGGCTATTATTTTTCATCATGGATTAGTTTTGAATTTTTTTTTATCCATATTTATGTATGGATTAACACATATATTTTGTTATATTTTTCCTTATTTAGGACAACCTGAAGAAATATTAAATGAAACTATATCTTTTTTAAAGATAATATCCATTTCTTTTATACCTTGGATGATATTCGAAGTTTTTCGAAAATTTTCAGAAGGATTATCACTTGTAATTCCTGGTCTTATTGTAACTTGGATCTCTGCTTTTATTAATATTATACTAAATTATATATTTATCAACGGAATTTATGGGGTTCCTAAACTAGGCCTTGTTGGTGTCGCTTATGCCACTTTAGTATCTCGTACAATTATGCTAATTGGCATTTTTATCTTGTTATATAAATACAAAAAAATACATAATTATTACAATCAGTTAGAATATTTTCTTTTAGAAAAAGAATATATGAAAAGAATATTGAAAATAGGAATTCCTTCTGGATTACATATGTTATTTGAAATGAGTGCTTTTGCTGTTTCTTCTTTTATATCAGGAAAATGTGGAATCAAAGTGTTAGCAGCGCATCAAATAGTTATTAGTTTAGTTTCTTCCACTTTTCTTTTGAGTACAGGTTTTTCTGTAGCTGCTACTATAAGAATAGGTAATCAATTTGCTTTAAAAAATTATTTAGAATTAAAAAGAATAGGAAAATCTATTTTTTTTATGGGGATTATTTTTATGTTAATCTGTAGTTCTTTCTTCTTTTTCTTTCGAAATTATATCCCTTACATTTACATAAAAAATGATGATGAAGTTATAAAACTTGCAGAAAAAATGATTGTTATTGCTAGTATTTTTCAATTATCTGACGGATTACAAGGAATTCTTCTCGGAGCATTAAGAGGATTACAAGATGTTCATATTCCAATGTGGATTAGTTTTTTTTCTTATTGTGTTATTGCTATACCTGCAGCATGGTTTTTATCTATTAAAATGGGTGGGGTAGGAATATGGATTGGATTAGGATTAGGATTAACTATATCAGCTATATTACTTTTTATAAGATATAAAACTATAATTAAAAGACTCATGAAAGAAATTCAATAA
- a CDS encoding DEAD/DEAH box helicase, translated as MKTFQEYNFFNENIIKAIESIGFKHPTPIQEKVIPFLLSSEKDIIALAQTGTGKTAAFGLPIIQKINFESSFPQALILCPTRELCIQITRDLCRFSKFSSFIKIVSLYGGANINSQIQSLKKKTHIIVGTPGRIIDLIKRKKLFFNKIQYLVLDEADEMLNMGFKDELDYIIEKLPKKKQSLLFSATMSRYMNVIAHKYLIDPVEIITGKKNIGSDDVKHVYYMITNLNKKYFALKRIVDINPDIYGIIFCSTKKETKEITEFLIKDGYNADALHGDLSQTQREFVMNRFRNKNLQFLVATDVAARGLDVNNITHVINYSIPKESEIYVHRSGRTGRAGNTGISVCIIQAKEIRNLKEFERKIGKNFDRIMVPTGEEICERQLFHFIEKVKKVVVDEKLMKKFLPEIQKNLEFLDKKELIKRFSWIGFNHFINYYKNSKDLNPISYKDKETYNSNSLYHKKRFFSKIKKSKKESFSKLFLNIGSKDNLTKLGLINLINQAVNNSRINIGHIEILSNSSLFEVEKRYRNKILIGMSRINHLGRPLSIEIKN; from the coding sequence ATGAAAACATTTCAAGAATACAATTTTTTCAACGAAAATATAATTAAAGCTATAGAATCTATTGGATTTAAGCATCCAACCCCAATACAAGAAAAAGTTATCCCTTTTTTATTGTCTTCAGAAAAAGATATTATAGCACTAGCTCAAACTGGTACAGGAAAAACAGCAGCTTTTGGACTCCCAATCATTCAAAAAATAAATTTTGAATCATCTTTTCCTCAAGCTTTAATTTTGTGTCCTACAAGAGAATTATGTATACAAATAACACGTGATCTTTGTCGTTTTTCAAAATTTTCGTCATTTATAAAAATTGTTTCTTTATATGGAGGAGCTAATATAAATTCTCAAATACAATCTTTAAAAAAGAAAACTCATATTATAGTAGGAACTCCAGGAAGAATTATTGATTTAATCAAAAGAAAAAAATTATTTTTTAACAAAATTCAATATTTAGTGCTCGATGAAGCAGATGAAATGTTAAATATGGGATTTAAAGATGAATTAGATTATATAATAGAAAAATTGCCAAAAAAAAAACAAAGTTTATTGTTCTCGGCAACAATGTCTAGATATATGAACGTGATAGCTCATAAATATTTAATAGATCCTGTAGAGATTATTACAGGAAAAAAAAATATAGGTTCCGATGATGTTAAACACGTTTATTATATGATAACAAATTTGAATAAAAAATATTTTGCTTTAAAAAGAATTGTAGATATAAATCCTGATATTTATGGAATTATATTTTGTAGTACTAAAAAAGAAACCAAAGAAATAACCGAATTTTTAATTAAAGATGGTTATAATGCTGATGCTTTACATGGAGATCTTTCACAAACACAACGTGAATTTGTTATGAATAGATTTAGAAACAAAAATTTGCAATTCCTTGTCGCAACAGATGTTGCCGCTCGTGGATTAGATGTGAACAATATTACTCATGTAATTAATTATAGTATTCCAAAAGAAAGTGAAATTTATGTCCATAGAAGTGGACGGACTGGAAGAGCTGGAAATACAGGAATTTCTGTTTGTATTATTCAAGCTAAAGAAATTAGAAATTTAAAAGAATTTGAAAGAAAAATTGGAAAAAATTTCGACCGTATTATGGTTCCTACTGGAGAAGAAATATGCGAAAGACAATTGTTTCATTTTATAGAAAAAGTAAAAAAAGTAGTTGTAGATGAGAAATTAATGAAAAAATTTCTTCCTGAAATACAAAAAAATCTAGAATTTCTTGATAAAAAGGAGTTGATAAAACGTTTTTCCTGGATTGGATTTAATCATTTTATAAATTATTATAAAAATTCTAAAGATTTAAATCCTATTTCTTACAAAGACAAAGAAACCTATAATTCTAATTCTTTATATCATAAAAAAAGATTTTTTTCAAAAATAAAAAAATCAAAAAAAGAATCTTTTTCAAAACTTTTCTTAAATATAGGATCTAAAGATAATTTAACAAAATTAGGATTGATAAACTTGATCAACCAAGCAGTTAATAATTCACGTATTAATATTGGTCATATAGAAATTTTATCAAATTCTTCATTATTTGAAGTAGAAAAACGTTATAGAAATAAAATATTAATAGGAATGAGCAGAATCAATCATCTGGGAAGACCTCTTTCGATAGAAATTAAAAATTAA
- the aroC gene encoding chorismate synthase, which translates to MAGNIFGNLFRVSTFGESHGIALGGIIDGCPAGIELNFQEIQYELNRRKPGQSSIVTQRNEPDKVNFLSGIFNNKTTGTPIGFIIDNKDHKSDDYNHIREIYRPSHSDFTYEKKYGIRDYKGGGRSSARETICRVVAGAIAKQLIKDITITSYVSSVGEISINKSYQELDLSRESIEKNPIRCPDPYTAEKMISKIKKIKNQGDTIGGIITCVIKNVPIGIGEPVFEKLHAELGKAMLSINAVKGFEYGSGFHGTKITGSQHNDLFQKDGTTKTNLSGGIQGGISNGMDIYFRIAFKPVATIMKKQKTIDKHGNFIFMEGKGRHDPCVLPRAIPIVESMTALVLADYWMYTKLSKYSSISN; encoded by the coding sequence ATGGCAGGGAATATTTTTGGAAATTTGTTTAGAGTTAGTACTTTTGGGGAGAGTCATGGAATAGCATTAGGTGGGATTATTGATGGATGTCCAGCAGGAATAGAGTTAAATTTTCAAGAAATTCAATATGAATTAAATAGAAGAAAACCTGGACAATCATCCATCGTTACTCAAAGAAATGAACCTGATAAAGTAAATTTTTTATCTGGTATTTTCAATAACAAGACCACAGGAACACCCATAGGTTTTATTATTGATAACAAAGATCATAAATCTGATGATTATAATCACATTAGAGAAATTTATCGTCCGTCACATTCAGATTTTACATATGAAAAAAAATATGGAATAAGAGATTACAAAGGAGGAGGACGTTCTTCTGCAAGAGAAACTATATGCCGAGTAGTAGCTGGTGCTATTGCTAAACAATTAATAAAAGATATTACAATTACATCTTATGTTTCCTCTGTAGGAGAGATATCTATAAATAAATCTTACCAAGAACTAGATTTATCTAGAGAATCAATAGAAAAAAATCCTATAAGATGTCCAGATCCATATACTGCGGAAAAAATGATATCTAAAATTAAAAAAATAAAAAATCAAGGAGATACAATAGGAGGGATTATCACTTGTGTGATTAAAAATGTCCCAATAGGAATTGGAGAACCTGTTTTTGAAAAATTACATGCTGAACTAGGAAAAGCTATGCTTTCAATTAATGCTGTAAAAGGATTTGAATATGGAAGTGGATTTCATGGAACTAAAATAACAGGTTCTCAACATAATGATTTGTTTCAAAAAGATGGAACAACTAAAACAAACTTATCCGGAGGAATACAAGGTGGAATTTCAAATGGAATGGATATTTATTTTAGAATTGCGTTCAAACCTGTAGCCACAATTATGAAAAAACAAAAAACTATAGATAAACATGGAAATTTTATATTTATGGAAGGAAAAGGAAGACATGATCCTTGTGTTTTACCTCGCGCCATTCCTATTGTTGAATCT